The following nucleotide sequence is from Myxococcus stipitatus.
GGCCCGGCGGCCAGACCTGTGGCGGCGCGTTGTCACGGGGCGGCGCGGGAGGCCACACCTGGGGAGGCGCGGAGGTCGCGGGAGCGCTCGGCGCGGAGGCTCGCGCGGTGGGGCTCGTCGCCCCCTGGGACGGGCCCACGCCCGTCGCGGCGTGAGAGGTCCCCGTGGGCGAGGAGCCCATCGTGGCGTGCGCGGGACCGGAGGCCTGTGCCGGGAGGCGCCCCGTCGCGGCGTGCCCCGAGGCTTGTGCAGGGAGTCCGCCCGTCGAGGCGTGCGAGTGCCCCGAGGCTTGTGCAGGGAGTCCGCTCGTCGAGGCGTGCGAGTGCCCCGAGGCCTGTGCAGAGAGTCCGCCCGCCGCTGCGTGCGCGGGACTGGAGGTCGGACCCGGAAGTCCGCCTGTCGCGGCGTGCGAGTGCCCCGAGGTCGGACCCGGGAGTCCGCCCGTCGCGGCGTGAGCCGGCCCGGAGGCTCCGGTTCCCGTCGAGGCGTGGGGCGGGGCGATGGCGCCAGTCGCGGGCGTGGAAGTCGGGTGTCCCAGGCCGCTCATGCCCCGAGGGGCGGTCGGCGTGCCCTGGGGGCTCGTCGCAGGGGCGGACGGACCGCGCGCGGTCGGTGGAGTCGAGGTGCTCGCGATGGCCGGCCCCGGCGCGCCGGCTCCGGTGGGCGAGAGGACCGGCGGCTGGGTGGGGGCCTGCCGGTTGGGGTCCACGCGCGTCGTCGGCGGCAGCGGCTGCGCGGGCGGAGCTGGCTGCTTCGGCTGCGGAGCGGCGCGCGACTCGGCCGCGGGCATGTTCAAGCGCAGCGGGGCCCGGACGAAGGCGGGTGGGGGAGGCGTCGCGCTCTCGGGCGGCGGAGGCGGAGGGGGGCGCGGCGGCTGGGACGCGCGCGCGGGAGGCGGCTCCGGCGCGCGCTGGGGCGTGGCCCGCATGTCGCCCGCCAGCGGCTCCTCGGCGACGGAGCGCGCCAGCCGCTCCACCATGTCCGCCGTGAGCGACGACTCGTCCGGAGGCGGCGGGGGCGGAGGCGTGACGGCGACGGGCTGCCGCGTGGGGTCCAGCGACGCGACGAGCTGGCCGAAGCGCGGCGCGAGCGGCTGGCGGTAGATGACGGAGATCCACTCGCGGATGCGCACCTCCGTCGCCACCCACAGCTCGAGCGGCTTGCCGAGCAGGAAGCCGACCTCGTCGAGCTCCTTCTTCGGCACCGGATACGCGCACGCGACGTGCAGTGTCTGACCGTCGAGCGACAGGGGCACCACGCACAGCCGCTCGGCGATCTTCGGCGGGATGAAGGTGGCGACGTCCGCGTTCGGCTCGAAGTCCACCAGGTTCACCGGGCGGAACTCGGAGACCTCCCCGAGCAGCCCGAGCACCTCCGCCTCGGACAGCGCCCCCTGCTCCAGCAGGAGGGTGTCCAGGTGCCCGCCGTGGGCCTGCTGGTGGCGCAGCAACTCGCCGGCCTTCTCCTGGGAGAGGAGTGTGCGGGAGACGAGGAGCTGGGCGAGGCGGGCTGGCATGTAGGGCGCGGCATCTTACGGCCGCGGCCGCAAGGCACAATGAAGCGTTGGGTCAGCTGGGTTGGACGACGAAGGTGGACGTCAGCTTGTCATGCAGCGTCTGCCCGCGGCGATCAAACAACGCCATCCAGAATCCACCGAGGAAGAGGACGAACGACACGCTGGAGAGCATCGCGCGGATGATGGCCCGCCCCGGCGCCGGAGCCAGGCCGTGGGTGTCCACCAGCCGAAGCCCCAGCAGCAGGCGACCCAGTGTACGTCCGTTCCACAGGAAGGCCGCCACGGCGCAGTACACGAGCGCCAGGATCAGCACCAGGAAAAACCCAGGCAGGAGCACGCTGTGCAGCGCGCGCAGCCAGGCCACGAAGCCATCCAGTCCGGACAACCCGGCCTCCGGCGCCTTGAGGCCCGTCACCGAGGACGCCAGGGTGATGTAGAGCGCCGCCACGCCGGCGATGGCCGCCGCGTCGATGCCGAAGGAGAGCAGCCGCCGCCACAGGGACGCGGGGCGGGCGTGGACCTCGGTGACCTCCGGGGTCGCCGGGCGCGCGGGCTGGGGCGGACGCGACTTCTCCACCCGGGGAGCCGCCTCCTCCATGCGAGGCAGGCCCGGAGCGGGGAGGCTGGCCGGGGCGGCGACGGGGGCCTGGGGCTCGGGCGCGAACACCGGGTCCTTCAGCGTGTCGGGCTCCTCCATGCGCGGCAGCGGCGCGGGGGCCGCGACCCCCGGCAGCGGCTGCATCGACGGGGCGCGCGGCGGCGGGGCGCTCGGCGTGCCGTAGGCGGGCGTCATGGGAGAGAAGGAGGGCTGGGCCTCGGGCGCGGGCGGGATGTCCGCGGCGAAGGCGCGGGGCTGGGCCACGGGGGCCTGCGGGCGCGGTGGGGCCACGGGGGCGGGCTGCGCGGCGCGGGGCTGGGCCACGGGGGCGGCGGGCGCGGCGCGCGGCGCGGCCGGCGTCATTCCCGGCGGCGTGGGGCGGGCGACACCGGGCTGGTGCATGGGCGGCGCGGCCCGGGGCGTGGCGGGCGGAGGCAGGGGGCCGGCCAGCGGCGCCACCGACGGAGGCGGGGGCGGGGGGCGCTGGGCGCCCAGGTCGGCGAAGGCGGGGACGTCGTCGGCGCGGTCCGGGGAGCGGCGCCGGTCGATCTGGAGGTCGCGGTCGAGCAGGCTCGGCACGGCGGGCGCCGCGGGCTGGCGAGCGGCGTGGGCGGCGCAGGCGGGGCACTCTCCGACAGGCGGCAGCTGGGCACCGCACTTCAGGCACTTGGACAACGGACTCCTCCGGGCTTGACGTCAGCCGTGCCATGAAAAGACGTCCGCGCGCGGTGGGCAAGAAAAGTGCGAGCCCCCGCGGTCCCTTGCTCGTGGAACCGTCAGGGGCTCGTCAACGTGGCGCACCCCTCCGTCCCCTCGGGGACGTCGAGTACGGGGACGCCCCACGCTAGGCATGGGCGCGGCGCCGCCCCACCGCTCCGACCAGGAGCAGCACGATGATGGCGCCAATCACGGACATGATGATGCCGGACGGGCGGATATCGAAGAAGTGGCCGTTGCGAGAGAACAAGGAACCAATCAGGCCACCCACCAGCGAGCCGACCATTCCGAGCAGCGTCGTCGCCAGCAGGCCCATGCTCTGCTTGCCGGGGAGGATGGCGCGCGCGATGAGGCCCGCGATGAGCCCAATGACGATGAAGGCGATGATCCCCATGAAACCCGTCTCCTG
It contains:
- a CDS encoding RDD family protein produces the protein MSKCLKCGAQLPPVGECPACAAHAARQPAAPAVPSLLDRDLQIDRRRSPDRADDVPAFADLGAQRPPPPPPSVAPLAGPLPPPATPRAAPPMHQPGVARPTPPGMTPAAPRAAPAAPVAQPRAAQPAPVAPPRPQAPVAQPRAFAADIPPAPEAQPSFSPMTPAYGTPSAPPPRAPSMQPLPGVAAPAPLPRMEEPDTLKDPVFAPEPQAPVAAPASLPAPGLPRMEEAAPRVEKSRPPQPARPATPEVTEVHARPASLWRRLLSFGIDAAAIAGVAALYITLASSVTGLKAPEAGLSGLDGFVAWLRALHSVLLPGFFLVLILALVYCAVAAFLWNGRTLGRLLLGLRLVDTHGLAPAPGRAIIRAMLSSVSFVLFLGGFWMALFDRRGQTLHDKLTSTFVVQPS
- a CDS encoding GlsB/YeaQ/YmgE family stress response membrane protein; protein product: MGIIAFIVIGLIAGLIARAILPGKQSMGLLATTLLGMVGSLVGGLIGSLFSRNGHFFDIRPSGIIMSVIGAIIVLLLVGAVGRRRAHA